In Gammaproteobacteria bacterium, one genomic interval encodes:
- the rplO gene encoding 50S ribosomal protein L15, with the protein MMLNSLGQPGGRKHRKRVGRGASAGGGKTCGRGHKGQGSRSGSGVMRGFEGGQMPLQRRLPKVGFASRTARYTARVRTSEIAGLGEKTVDLALLKDRGLARFDARAAKVFLSGEVKKPVKLVGIAATAGARKAIEDAGGSIEELS; encoded by the coding sequence CTGATGCTCAACTCGCTCGGGCAACCCGGCGGTCGCAAGCACCGCAAGCGCGTGGGCCGCGGCGCATCCGCCGGCGGCGGCAAGACCTGCGGCCGCGGCCACAAGGGCCAGGGCTCGCGCTCGGGCTCCGGCGTCATGCGCGGGTTCGAGGGCGGCCAGATGCCGCTGCAGCGGCGCCTGCCCAAGGTGGGCTTCGCTTCGCGCACCGCGCGCTACACGGCCCGCGTGCGCACCAGCGAGATCGCCGGACTGGGCGAGAAGACCGTTGACCTGGCGCTGCTCAAGGACCGCGGCCTGGCGCGCTTCGACGCGCGCGCCGCGAAAGTGTTCCTGAGCGGAGAGGTCAAGAAGCCGGTGAAGCTCGTGGGCATCGCCGCGACGGCCGGGGCTCGCAAAGCCATCGAGGACGCCGGCGGTTCCATCGAGGAGCTCAGCTGA
- the rpmD gene encoding 50S ribosomal protein L30: MAKAEKQVRITLKRSLHGRLRKHQACVRGLGLRRIRQTVTVPATPENLGMARKVGYMLDVEELD; the protein is encoded by the coding sequence ATGGCCAAGGCTGAAAAGCAAGTGCGGATCACGCTCAAGCGCAGCCTGCACGGGCGACTGCGCAAGCACCAGGCCTGCGTGCGCGGCCTGGGTTTGAGGCGCATCCGCCAGACCGTGACCGTGCCCGCCACGCCCGAGAACCTCGGCATGGCGCGCAAGGTCGGGTACATGCTCGACGTCGAGGAGCTCGACTGA
- a CDS encoding 30S ribosomal protein S5, giving the protein MANNNESREDLLEKLVHVNRVAKVVKGGRQFGFTALTVVGDGAGQVGFGHSKAREVPLAIQKSLAQARVEMKSVKLKRGTLHYAMTGRHGATKVYMQPAAEGTGIIAGGAMRAVFECCGVRNVLAKSYGSRNPINVVRATVRALHEARSPGQVARTRGKSVKEIVA; this is encoded by the coding sequence ATGGCGAACAACAACGAATCCCGCGAAGACCTGCTCGAGAAGCTGGTGCACGTCAACCGCGTGGCCAAGGTGGTCAAGGGCGGCCGGCAGTTCGGCTTCACCGCGCTGACCGTGGTCGGCGACGGCGCCGGGCAGGTCGGCTTCGGCCACAGCAAGGCCCGCGAAGTACCGCTGGCGATCCAGAAGTCGCTGGCCCAGGCGCGCGTCGAGATGAAGTCCGTGAAGCTCAAGCGCGGCACGCTGCACTACGCGATGACCGGGCGCCACGGCGCCACCAAGGTGTACATGCAGCCGGCCGCCGAAGGCACCGGCATCATCGCCGGCGGCGCGATGCGCGCCGTATTCGAATGTTGCGGCGTTCGCAACGTGCTGGCCAAGTCGTACGGCTCGCGCAACCCGATCAACGTGGTGCGCGCCACCGTGCGGGCGCTGCACGAGGCCCGCTCGCCGGGCCAGGTCGCGCGGACCCGCGGCAAGTCCGTCAAGGAGATCGTTGCGTGA
- the rplR gene encoding 50S ribosomal protein L18 has protein sequence MDKRIARARRARKTRARIARLGAPRLSVHRTPRHIYAQLIEPGGGKVLASASTLKLRGDVKNTGNVEAAKAVGKQLAEQAVEAGFKSVAFDRSGFRYHGRIKALADAARKAGLKF, from the coding sequence ATCGACAAGAGGATCGCCCGCGCCCGGCGCGCCCGCAAGACGCGCGCGCGGATCGCGCGGCTGGGAGCGCCGAGGCTCAGCGTGCATCGCACGCCCCGGCACATCTACGCCCAGCTCATCGAGCCCGGCGGCGGCAAGGTGCTGGCCTCGGCTTCGACGCTCAAGCTGCGCGGGGACGTGAAGAACACCGGCAACGTGGAAGCCGCCAAGGCCGTGGGCAAGCAGCTTGCCGAGCAGGCCGTCGAGGCCGGCTTCAAGAGCGTCGCCTTCGACCGCTCGGGCTTCCGGTATCACGGGCGGATCAAGGCACTGGCCGACGCCGCGCGCAAGGCCGGGCTCAAGTTTTAG
- the rplF gene encoding 50S ribosomal protein L6 encodes MSRLAKRPIPVPDGVTASLANGTLTAKGSRGEDSMTVHSEIKMKLDDGAVVVAPRSGSRLARSMTGTTCALVRNLFTGVSQGFERRLQLVGTGYRAEAKGSTLALQLGFSHPIEYKVSDKVSVKTPSQTEIVLESINRQLVGQTAAEIRALRPPEPYKGKGVRYRGEQLRLKEAKKK; translated from the coding sequence ATGTCCCGTCTGGCCAAACGACCGATTCCCGTCCCCGACGGCGTCACCGCCAGTCTGGCCAACGGCACGCTGACCGCGAAGGGTTCCAGGGGCGAGGATTCGATGACCGTGCACAGCGAGATCAAAATGAAGCTCGACGACGGCGCGGTGGTCGTGGCCCCGCGTTCCGGTTCGCGCCTGGCGCGCAGCATGACCGGCACCACCTGCGCCCTCGTGCGCAACCTGTTCACCGGCGTCAGCCAGGGGTTCGAGCGCCGCCTGCAGCTCGTCGGCACCGGCTACCGCGCCGAGGCCAAAGGCAGCACGCTGGCCCTGCAACTGGGCTTCTCGCACCCTATCGAATACAAGGTGTCGGACAAGGTGTCGGTAAAGACGCCCTCGCAGACCGAGATCGTGCTCGAATCGATCAACCGCCAGCTCGTCGGCCAGACGGCCGCCGAAATCCGCGCCCTGCGTCCGCCCGAACCCTACAAGGGCAAAGGCGTGCGCTACCGGGGCGAGCAACTGAGGCTCAAGGAAGCCAAGAAGAAGTAG
- the rpsH gene encoding 30S ribosomal protein S8 has product MSMQDPISDMLTRIRNAQAALHDNVSMPGSTIKESIARVLQSEGYIEGYEATGEPGPERTLRIELKYEQGEPVIRRLERASRPGLRVYRGADDLPRVMGGLGVAVISTSKGVMSDRESRAARQGGEVLCVVS; this is encoded by the coding sequence ATGAGCATGCAAGACCCGATCTCCGACATGCTGACGCGCATCCGCAACGCGCAGGCGGCGCTGCACGACAACGTGTCCATGCCCGGCTCGACGATCAAGGAGTCCATCGCGCGCGTGCTTCAGTCGGAGGGCTATATCGAGGGCTACGAGGCCACCGGCGAACCGGGGCCCGAGCGCACGCTGCGCATCGAGCTCAAGTACGAGCAGGGCGAGCCCGTCATCCGCCGGCTCGAGCGCGCCTCGCGGCCGGGCTTGAGAGTCTATCGCGGCGCCGACGATCTGCCGCGCGTAATGGGCGGCCTTGGCGTGGCCGTGATCTCCACTTCCAAGGGCGTGATGAGCGACCGCGAGTCGCGCGCGGCGAGGCAGGGCGGCGAAGTGCTCTGCGTCGTGAGCTGA
- the rpsN gene encoding 30S ribosomal protein S14, translating to MAKKSMVEREKKRRRMVERYRERRTELKRIIADRSTSPDDLAKALEALQRLPRDSSPVRLRNRCAITGRPRGYFKKFGLSRNKLREETMFGNIPGVSKASW from the coding sequence ATGGCCAAGAAGAGCATGGTGGAACGCGAGAAGAAGCGCCGGCGCATGGTGGAGCGCTACCGCGAGCGCCGGACCGAGCTCAAGCGCATCATCGCCGACCGCTCCACGAGCCCGGACGATCTGGCCAAAGCGCTCGAGGCGCTGCAGCGCCTGCCGCGCGACTCCAGCCCGGTGCGCCTGCGCAACCGCTGCGCGATTACCGGCCGGCCGCGCGGCTATTTCAAGAAGTTCGGCCTGAGCCGCAACAAGCTGCGCGAGGAAACGATGTTCGGCAACATCCCCGGCGTGAGCAAGGCGTCCTGGTAG
- the rplE gene encoding 50S ribosomal protein L5 produces the protein MNALEQSYRTEMAPRLVERLNLGNPMQAPKLAKITLNMGVGEGISDRGAVKKAAEDLTLIAGQRAVITHARRSVAAFKVREGYPLGCKVTLRRSRMYDFVERLVNVAIPRIRDFRGLNPRSFDGRGNYSIGVTEQIIFPEINYDNIDVIRGLDIAITTTAVNDEQGRALLDEFKFPFKR, from the coding sequence ATGAACGCGCTCGAACAGTCCTACCGCACCGAAATGGCGCCGCGCCTGGTGGAGCGGCTGAACCTGGGCAATCCCATGCAGGCGCCGAAGCTCGCCAAGATCACGCTCAACATGGGCGTGGGCGAGGGGATCTCCGATCGCGGCGCGGTCAAGAAGGCCGCCGAGGACCTGACCCTGATCGCGGGCCAGCGCGCCGTGATCACCCACGCGCGCCGTTCGGTCGCCGCGTTCAAGGTGCGCGAAGGCTACCCCCTGGGCTGCAAGGTCACGCTGCGCCGCTCGCGGATGTACGACTTCGTCGAGCGCCTGGTGAACGTGGCCATCCCGCGGATCCGGGACTTCCGGGGGCTGAACCCCAGGTCCTTCGACGGTCGCGGCAACTACAGCATCGGCGTGACCGAGCAGATCATCTTCCCCGAAATCAACTACGACAACATCGACGTCATCCGCGGCCTCGACATCGCCATCACCACGACGGCGGTGAACGACGAACAGGGCCGCGCCCTGCTCGATGAGTTCAAGTTTCCCTTCAAGAGGTAA
- the rplX gene encoding 50S ribosomal protein L24: protein MKRLKTGDEVIVTTGRNRGARGVVTRLVGEDRVLIENVNLVHKHRKPNPQQNLPGGIVEEERPLHVSNVALYNSVTEKGGRTGIKTLADGQRVRYFKSDGEVIDTV from the coding sequence ATGAAGCGTTTGAAGACAGGCGACGAAGTGATCGTCACCACGGGCCGCAACCGCGGCGCGCGGGGCGTCGTCACGCGCCTGGTCGGCGAGGACCGCGTGTTGATCGAGAACGTGAACCTGGTGCACAAGCACCGCAAGCCCAACCCGCAGCAGAACCTGCCCGGCGGCATCGTCGAGGAAGAGCGTCCGCTGCACGTCTCCAACGTGGCGCTCTACAACTCCGTCACCGAGAAAGGCGGGCGAACCGGCATCAAGACGCTGGCCGACGGTCAGCGCGTGCGCTACTTCAAGAGCGACGGCGAGGTCATCGACACCGTATGA
- the rplN gene encoding 50S ribosomal protein L14 yields the protein MIQAQTVLSAADNSGARKLQCIKVLGGSRRRYARIGDVIRVTVKDSVPRGRVRKGELYHAVVVRTRSGVRRPDGSLIRFDGNAAVLLNPRLEPVGTRIFGPVTRELRSARFMKIVSLAPEVL from the coding sequence ATGATTCAAGCCCAAACCGTATTGAGCGCGGCCGACAACTCCGGCGCGAGAAAGTTGCAGTGCATCAAGGTGCTGGGCGGGTCGCGCCGGCGCTATGCGCGCATCGGCGACGTGATCCGCGTGACCGTCAAGGACTCCGTGCCGCGCGGGCGCGTGCGCAAGGGCGAGCTGTATCACGCCGTGGTGGTGCGCACCCGCAGCGGAGTGCGGCGCCCCGACGGATCGCTGATCCGCTTCGACGGCAACGCCGCGGTGCTGCTGAACCCGCGCCTGGAACCGGTGGGCACGCGCATCTTCGGCCCCGTCACCCGCGAGCTGCGCTCCGCGCGCTTCATGAAGATCGTCTCCCTGGCCCCGGAGGTGCTGTAG
- the rpsQ gene encoding 30S ribosomal protein S17: MSASERMARVLPGGSDKTRRVAVERLVKHPMYGKYVRRTTRMLIHDEDNTSREGDLVAIAEGRPVSRRKSWRLVRVLRRADGSSD; the protein is encoded by the coding sequence ATGAGCGCCTCGGAACGCATGGCGCGGGTCCTGCCAGGCGGGTCCGACAAGACCCGGCGGGTGGCCGTGGAGCGGCTCGTGAAGCACCCCATGTACGGCAAATACGTGCGGCGCACCACGCGCATGCTGATCCATGACGAAGACAACACTTCGCGCGAAGGCGACCTCGTCGCGATCGCCGAGGGACGCCCCGTGTCGCGCCGCAAGTCCTGGAGGCTGGTGCGCGTGCTTCGGCGCGCGGACGGGAGCAGCGACTGA
- the rpmC gene encoding 50S ribosomal protein L29, which produces MKASEIRELDAAGLRQRLLELRREQLQMRLSQATGQEARVHRHRQLRRDIARVKTVMREAAS; this is translated from the coding sequence ATGAAGGCTTCCGAAATCAGGGAACTGGACGCCGCCGGGCTCCGGCAGCGTCTTCTCGAACTGCGGCGCGAGCAGTTGCAGATGCGCCTGAGCCAGGCCACGGGGCAGGAGGCGCGCGTGCATCGCCACCGCCAGCTGCGCCGTGACATCGCCCGGGTGAAGACGGTAATGCGCGAGGCCGCATCATGA
- the rplP gene encoding 50S ribosomal protein L16 — protein sequence MMQPKRTKYRKMHKGRNRGLAQRGNFVAFGEYGLKATTRGRITARQIEAARRALTRHVRRGGKVWIRIFPDKPITQKPLEVRQGKGKGNVEYWVSLVQPGRMLYEIEGVPEPLAREAFRLASSKLPVNTAFVHRQLQ from the coding sequence ATGATGCAGCCCAAGCGCACCAAGTACCGCAAGATGCACAAGGGCCGCAACCGCGGCCTGGCCCAGCGCGGCAATTTCGTGGCCTTCGGCGAGTACGGCCTCAAGGCCACCACCCGCGGCCGCATCACCGCCCGCCAGATCGAGGCGGCGCGGCGCGCGCTGACCCGCCACGTGCGCCGTGGCGGCAAGGTCTGGATCCGCATCTTTCCGGACAAGCCCATCACCCAGAAGCCGCTGGAAGTGCGCCAGGGCAAGGGCAAGGGCAACGTCGAATACTGGGTTTCGCTGGTTCAGCCCGGCCGCATGCTCTACGAGATCGAGGGCGTGCCCGAGCCGCTGGCGCGCGAGGCCTTCCGGCTGGCTTCGTCGAAGCTGCCGGTCAATACCGCGTTCGTACACAGGCAACTGCAATGA